A stretch of Cicer arietinum cultivar CDC Frontier isolate Library 1 chromosome 5, Cicar.CDCFrontier_v2.0, whole genome shotgun sequence DNA encodes these proteins:
- the LOC101497050 gene encoding putative bark agglutinin LECRPA3, translated as MASTQKFSISILSVSVIFFVLAIAEVNSQKTVSFDFPKFTSDQSGITIQGNAEIFPNGILALTNPADPKWTTGRVLYATPVPIWDSTSGHVASFVASFSFSVEDFRGYKPADGIIFFLAPSDTVIPSNSAGGQLGVVDANNAFNRFVGVEFDNFVNQWDPNYAHIGIDVNSLISTKTTTWNRVSGSLVKVNIIYDSLSNTLSVAATNDNGQISTIAQVVDLKAMLPENVKVGISATTADGRQMQHIHSWSFTSTLA; from the coding sequence ATGGCTTCAACTcagaaattttcaatttctatcCTTTCGGTTTCGGTCATTTTCTTTGTTCTCGCAATTGCTGAAGTGAACTCCCAAAAAACAGTTTCCTTCGACTTCCCAAAATTCACCTCTGATCAATCTGGTATAACCATCCAAGGTAATGCCGAGATTTTTCCCAATGGAATTTTGGCACTCACCAACCCGGCTGACCCTAAATGGACAACGGGGCGGGTACTGTATGCAACACCTGTACCCATTTGGGATAGTACTAGTGGACATGTTGCTAGCTTTGTCGCTTCCTTCTCCTTCAGCGTTGAGGACTTTAGAGGTTATAAGCCAGCCGATGGAATTATCTTCTTTCTTGCACCATCAGACACTGTCATTCCTAGCAACTCTGCTGGGGGACAACTCGGAGTAGTCGATGCGAACAATgctttcaatcgatttgttggTGTAGAGTTTGACAATTTTGTCAATCAATGGGATCCAAATTATGCACATATCGGAATTGATGTCAACTCTTTAATTTCCACAAAGACAACGACATGGAATAGGGTAAGTGGCTCCTTAGTCAAAGTAAATATAATCTATGACTCTCTCTCTAACACGTTGAGTGTTGCTGCCACTAATGACAATGGTCAAATTTCTACAATTGCTCAAGTCGTTGATTTGAAAGCCATGCTCCCAGAGAATGTTAAAGTTGGTATATCTGCTACCACAGCTGACGGTCGTCAAATGCAACACATCCATTCATGGTCTTTCACTTCAACCTTGGCATGA